A stretch of the Perca fluviatilis chromosome 17, GENO_Pfluv_1.0, whole genome shotgun sequence genome encodes the following:
- the LOC120545112 gene encoding protein AMBP-like, translating into MQKTVILVSLLVLGWSWTLQGVPVLPDPLYTTQENFNLARFLGTWHDVAVASTCPHMQRHRGDAAIGKLVLQRGTTQGKLKMTRTVLRQGTCKEMSGDYELTTTPGRFSYHVAKWRADVDAYVVHTNYNEYAIVIMSKQKSSGDKSTSVKLYSRTMAVRDTVLADFKALVRQQGMSDNTIIIKQNKGDCVPGELVAEPSAQPEPQRMKRNVVPSLAPSDVEGSGDDTPLFNGTEACKAAPDTGPCFGMHQRYYYNSSLMSCELFKYGGCLGNQNNFENERECLQRCRTEAVCRLPMAAQPCTGQPPIWAFDSTVGLCVPYKQGFCQGNANKFYSKAECDEYCGVVNDEGELLKAN; encoded by the exons ATGCAGAAAACAGTGATTCTAGTTTCCCTACTGGTCCTGGGGTGGTCATGGACCCTTCAGGGGGTCCCTGTACTCCCAGATCCTCTCTACACCACACAGGAGAACTTTAATCTGGCCCGG TTTTTGGGAACATGGCATGATGTTGCTGTGGCAAGTACATGTCCCCATATGCAACGTCATAGGGGAGATGCAGCCATCGGTAAATTGGTACTGCAGAGAGGCACCACTCAAGGCAAACTCAAAATGACTCGAACTGTACTCAG ACAAGGAACATGTAAGGAGATGTCTGGGGACTATGAGTTGACTACTACTCCAGGGCGATTCTCCTACCATGTTGCCA AGTGGAGGGCAGACGTGGATGCCTACGTGGTTCACACAAACTACAATGAGTATGCAATAGTGATAATGAGCAAACAGAAATCATCAGGGGATAAGAGCACCTCAGTTAAGCTTTACA GTCGAACTATGGCTGTGAGAGACACTGTGCTGGCTGACTTCAAAGCACTGGTCAGACAACAGGGAATGAGTGATAACACTATTATCATTAAGCAGAACAAAG GTGACTGTGTTCCTGGAGAGCTGGTGGCAGAGCCGTCAGCTCAGCCCGAGCCTCAG CGGATGAAAAGAAATGTGGTGCCTTCTTTGGCTCCTTCAGACGTTGAGGGTTCTGGTGATGATACACCTCTTTTCAATGGAACCG AGGCCTGTAAAGCAGCACCAGATACAGGACCATGTTTTGGGATGCACCAGCGTTACTACTACAACTCCTCCCTAATGAGCTGTGAACTCTTCAAGTATGGAGGGTGTTTGGGCAACCAGAACAACTTTGAAAATGAGAGAGAGTGCCTGCAGAGATGTCGCACTGAGG CTGTGTGCCGTCTGCCCATGGCAGCCCAACCCTGCACAGGCCAGCCACCCATCTGGGCCTTTGACTCCACCGTTGGACTGTGCGTGCCCTACAAACAGGGCTTCTGCCAGGGCAACGCCAACAAGTTCTACAGCAAGGCCGAGTGTGACGAGTACTGCGGCGTGGTGAATGATG AGGGAGAGCTCCTGAAGGCAAACTGA